Genomic DNA from Mus musculus strain C57BL/6J chromosome 11, GRCm38.p6 C57BL/6J:
CTTTGGCTGCCTCCTCATGCTGTTTCTTAACATTGGCATTTGACTTTACACTTGAGTAAATCTTATCTCTTGCTGGTCTGTGAGTTTCTTGGGGGCAAAGAGCATGTTTCACACATCTGTGACTCCTCACTGTATCCAACAGCGTGCTGACTTCATCAGCTACTCCCTTGCCCTGTAGCAGCTTCCAACCCTAACCCAGCCTCCTGTACCTTCCCAAGTGATTTGTTCAAAGTACAGCTAAACAGCTTGCTACGACTCTTCTCTGCCTAGAAAGGATGGACGAATAACCACAATTCACACCCCAGTAACACTCAGACTACCAATCCAATCTATGTGCCCAGGAGACATCAATAATAGATTACAGACTCCAGTTCAAGTGAGCCTTAGCAGGGCATATGACTACTTTACTCCATTTTAGGTTTGTAAgatagagtcttgctatgtaactgagattggccttgaactcgtaatcctcctgcctcagctccccagGTATAGAGATGACAGGTATGTACCGCCACATCCGGCTACATAGATCTCAACATAGATCTCCAAACTGTAATGAGGAGTAACTCAGGGTTGAAATTTATCTCCTCATCTTGGCCTCAAGGACAAGGGTCTGACTCTATGTGACACACAAAGTTCCCTGTGACTGTTCCCCAACGGCTTCTTTGTACTATAGCTCTCGAGAAGCAGGCTGCCAAGACACACCCAGGTCATTCTGGCCTCTATGCTCTGTGCGTGTCCTGCCTGGATGCCTACTTGCATTTCTATACCTGGCTATCAGTCCTGCAAGACTGATACCATGTCCAGGAACGTTCTGACATGGCCACTCCCTGTGCTTGCTTTTCTTACAGCTCCCGTCATATCATCACCCGTCAGATGAAGTACAGCAAGGAAGGGGATTTGCCTAAGGTCTGGGAGTCCGAGTGTCTAGGGCATGCATGCGTGCATAGGCAAACAGAAGAATCACCTCAAATGCTTCTCTAACAAACTGTGTTCCTTGAGGAATCCCCAACAGCTCATCCAAGGACCATGGAGCACTATGGGAAGGTGCCTGGCTGGGgtcttcagggctggagagatggtttactTGGTAAGATACTTGCCATGTGAACATccagatctgagttcagtcccagcactcatataAGAATGGCTGTAGGGATGCAGAGACTAAAGGAGCCCTAGGGTTCACTGGCTAGCCAGAGCAATCCAGATGACTTCCAGATTtattgagagaccttgtctcagaaaataaggggacccccctcacacacacacacacacacacacacacacacacacacacggcatggtTTTCCATCCCAGAATTCACCATTCCATCAGACTCATCTTGCCTGTCTGTTAACAGGGGCAGCATTCTGCACCCAGTAATTCTCTCATGTGGGAGGCCAAGAACCTAAAGAGAGGGAAGGTTTACTTGCAGCATGGTCCCCCACCACGTTGAATGAAACAGAGGCTCCCAGGGGTATGGGCAGGAAACTGGGCTTCTCTTACCTAAGGCACCACTTACTTGACACCCAGGAAGAGGACCTGTAGCCATAGCCAAGCCAGTAGCAGCAAGATCACCATGGTGGGGAAGGCAAAACCAAACCATGAAGCAAAGTTCACCACGTTACTATTTTCAGGGAAGATCCTGATGAAGAAGACATGGGCTGTTGTGTAACAGTGACCCTAAAACTGCCTGGTCCCATTTGTCACTCAGTGAGAGTGCAAGCCCCCTTTTGTCATGCTGCCCCCACCGCTGGCACTCACGAGTTGACCTGGCCTTGGAGCACCAGGTTGGGTGTGGTACCCGTCAGGGTGGCAATGCCCCCAATGCTGGCTGAgtagcagatgcagagactcaggcCCTGGCTGAAGCGGTGATGCTCTTTGGTCTTCTGAGCTCTTGGCTCCGAAGAAACAGATACAGCCTGACCGTTATCTGTGAACAAGGAAAAGCATGTGGGGACAGGGACAAGAGTAACTGCAGGAGTCCTGACTTTGTCCTGAGGCCTCCAGGGGCCGTGGGCAGAGGCTGTCTCCAGATTCCAGcattctctggagctgtgggCTTCTCAGACACGTTCTGGTTCAACGTGTCTTGGGGAACTGAAGCACAGAGATGTGAAGAGGGTTACCTAGACCAAGCAGGAGGAATAAAGCCCAGAACACGTCCCATGTCCCAGACTTTAGCTCGCTTCTCACCAAACTCTTGGATTGCTGGGAATGAAGGGTCCTAGCACAGGGTGCTTCGCTCTTTGGTGTTTACTATTGTTATCATTGTTACATTACCAGGACTCAACATGCTGCGCAACTGCCCTACCATTTTTAGCCCCATGGATCTTggcatttaatatttttgaaacaaaattattatggtgttattattgttgttagtaataacaataataactatttattattattattattattattattattacacacatgcatgcacatgcacacacacacacactggcacacacacgcacgcacacacacgagtGTGCGAATGCACGTGCCTCAGTACACATATGAAAGTctgaagacaacttgcaggagccaGTTCCCTCTTTCTatcatgtggatcccagggatcgaactcaggtctttgGGCTTGCTGGCAGGTACCCTTACCTCCTGAAATATCTCACCAACCTCCACTGGCATTTTAAATCTAGGAAAGCCTCAAAAAGACCTGGACAGGTTGGccactcatctctctctctctctctctcccccatggGCTCCAAGATGAATACTTTTGTAGTCATGTTAGGTTTTCCCAAGCATGGAGGGGCTGAGGATAGAGTCTGTTTCATGTCTCTTACCAAGCTTGGTCTCCTCCTTCTGGGGACTTGCTTCCTGGAGCTCAAAGGAAGGGTTACTATtgccttcctccacatccttttgTGAGCCCTGCAGCTGCTCCAGGACTGCATACCCGATGGGCAGCATCATGGCTGTGGTGGCTGTGTTGCTGATCCACATGGAGAGGAAGGCTGTGACCAACATGAAGCCCAGAAGCAGCCTAGaaccaaacagacagacacactgccACTCCAGCTGTCTTCCAGACATAGGATGCCCGTTTGTTCCTCCCACCTGGCTAGCACGGACTCACAGGGCGGGCCGCACTCCTATGATAAGGAGCACTCCAAGGGCAATGCGCTTGTGCAGGTTCCAGTGCTCCACGGCGATGGCCACCATCAGACCCCCGACGAACAATATGTTGGTGTCCTTGAAGTACTCTAAGCAGACCTGGGGGAGAGCAGGTATGTGTCTGAGACTCTGGGGTCTCCTCCTGATACCACCGAGCTTGTGGGGAACAGTCATGACATCGTTACAAATTGGCATTCCCTTGGGACCTCAGAACCAAATGGAAATGGCCTTTGGGCCACCGACCGTTGACAGGAGCCAGGTTGCCTGCTCCTCCTAAACtcactcctcttctcctctcaaaGACTGGGAGGCTCTAGCCTGAGTCCAGTTGTGGTTCAAGCTGAGAACTGGGAGATAACTAATTCTCTGCTCTTTCTAGAACGTATGTGTCATCCCTGGGCCAGTATCAACACCATCCCCTGAGACCGGTTACAAGCCAAATGTTCAGCGGGGCTTGGTAGCTCAGCTGAAGTCCCCGGAGCAGGGAAgctgtgaattcgaggccagcctgggctacacagaaagaagcTGTGTTAgaatgaaggagaaggaagaggactaagagaaggaagaagggagggaggaggaagagagagaaggaggaagaagaggaaagaggaagggaagagaaagaggaaaatccTTTAGATTTAGGTGAGCTCAGATGAAGGCCCATCTATCTGGTTTGCTTCTCAGTTCTGGTTGTTCTGGTGCGATTCAAACTCAAGAGCCATTACATTAGAAGTATAGCtggagggccagagagatggttcatcagttcagagcactttctgctcttccagagggcccgggttcagttcccagtgtccctggatggttcacaaccatctttaacacAAGGGCATTCAATGCCCTCTTGTGAtctctgagggtaccaggcacaAATGTGATACACATAAATGTGTGCATCAAATACAAACATCTTTTTAATAGAATGTGCAGTCAGTCCTCTATTAGATTTTTGTATGTGGCGTCTGCATTCATGGATGAGGTAACCTCGTGTAGAAAATAGTCAGgcactgggcggtggtggtgcacacctttaatcccagcccttgggaggcagaggcaggtggatttctgagttcgaggctggcctggtctacagagtgagttccaggacatctaggctacac
This window encodes:
- the Slc13a2 gene encoding solute carrier family 13 member 2 isoform X2, whose amino-acid sequence is MATCWQALWAYRSYLIVLCLPIFLLPLPLIVQTKEAYCAYSIILMALLWCTEALPLAVTALFPIILFPLMGIMEASKVCLEYFKDTNILFVGGLMVAIAVEHWNLHKRIALGVLLIIGVRPALLLLGFMLVTAFLSMWISNTATTAMMLPIGYAVLEQLQGSQKDVEEGNSNPSFELQEASPQKEETKLDNGQAVSVSSEPRAQKTKEHHRFSQGLSLCICYSASIGGIATLTGTTPNLVLQGQVNSIFPENSNVVNFASWFGFAFPTMVILLLLAWLWLQVLFLGVNPEDPSQAPSHSAPWSLDELLGIPQGTQFVREAFEVILLFAYARMHALDTRTPRP
- the Slc13a2 gene encoding solute carrier family 13 member 2 isoform X4, whose protein sequence is MATCWQALWAYRSYLIVLCLPIFLLPLPLIVQTKEAYCAYSIILMALLWCTEALPLAVTALFPIILFPLMGIMEASKVCLEYFKDTNILFVGGLMVAIAVEHWNLHKRIALGVLLIIGVRPALLLLGFMLVTAFLSMWISNTATTAMMLPIGYAVLEQLQGSQKDVEEGNSNPSFELQEASPQKEETKLDNGQAVSVSSEPRAQKTKEHHRFSQGLSLCICYSASIGGIATLTGTTPNLVLQGQVNSIFPENSNVVNFASWFGFAFPTMVILLLLAWLWLQVLFLGVKFLASHMRELLGAECCPC
- the Slc13a2 gene encoding solute carrier family 13 member 2 isoform X1 produces the protein MATCWQALWAYRSYLIVLCLPIFLLPLPLIVQTKEAYCAYSIILMALLWCTEALPLAVTALFPIILFPLMGIMEASKVCLEYFKDTNILFVGGLMVAIAVEHWNLHKRIALGVLLIIGVRPALLLLGFMLVTAFLSMWISNTATTAMMLPIGYAVLEQLQGSQKDVEEGNSNPSFELQEASPQKEETKLDNGQAVSVSSEPRAQKTKEHHRFSQGLSLCICYSASIGGIATLTGTTPNLVLQGQVNSIFPENSNVVNFASWFGFAFPTMVILLLLAWLWLQVLFLGVNFRKNFGFGEGEEERKQAAFQVIKTQHRLLGPMSFAEKAVTFLFVLLVVLWFTREPGFFPGWGDTAFANKKGQSMVSDGTVAIFISLIMFIIPSKIPGLTEDPRIRFV